The genome window TCCCCTTCCTTTTAAGTGCAGGATTCATGGAACACCCTGCTGAACCCCTGCTCATAAGTAGAGGGATTATGCTCCTTCCCGCCTTATTCACCTGTTTTGCAGCGGCTGTGATGGAGGAGTTTTTCTTTCGAGGCTACGCCTTCTTCAGGATAGAAGAATCGGGATTAGAGAGAGTCCCCGCCCTTTTGCTTGTCAATCTTATTTTTGCAGTCGGCCATCTCTATGAAGGCATTCCTGCTGCTTGTTTTGCCCTTTTTTCAGGTATTTTTTTAAGTGTCCTAGTATTAAAAAAAGTATCCCTGTTCTCCCTGGCTGCTGCTCATGGTATATTTAACTTTATAATGATCTTACTCAGTTTCCTGCGTCATATAAATCTATGAATTGCCAATGAGGAAGAGAATTGAAGGGAGACCCCGATTATGAAAAGACTGATGCTACTGCTTTTGATCATG of Oceanispirochaeta crateris contains these proteins:
- a CDS encoding CPBP family intramembrane glutamic endopeptidase, with product MRKITVNIPPVSERAEFPIIFILLFLPSYLNQQSLPLAPFDSPSFMMQSILQSMLVFFLIRYLMQLRPAVAGNRTVVTSALSPQINVKHSLIVLAGLLGMHALYSFLVIPFLLSAGFMEHPAEPLLISRGIMLLPALFTCFAAAVMEEFFFRGYAFFRIEESGLERVPALLLVNLIFAVGHLYEGIPAACFALFSGIFLSVLVLKKVSLFSLAAAHGIFNFIMILLSFLRHINL